One window of the Rhodohalobacter sp. SW132 genome contains the following:
- a CDS encoding RND family transporter, producing the protein MILLIFLAIYPASQITTDFNLEGFYREDDPVIEDYQLLEDEFGRDDNTILIGFRADDIIKPEILRDIRDLTHRFEEIPYIESVRSITNAEQIRNVQDQLDFSPYIPEIPESDDELSSLKSSLTEDPFLSGLLINQNATATSFLLTIREADNTYPNRNVIINQINEITGEYSGDYTFRKSGIPFFRNQYVNLLNGEIFIYIGLSSVLIILLLWYLYRSIWGVLFPMIIVWTTLLFTVAIIHLTGGYLEIMSSTIAPILLCVGVADAVHMISKYDDARESGIKKRASIIEMLKTLGSATFLTSVTTAIGFASLLSSSVVPMARFGAYTAAGVLLAYVITIFFLPVALSKSRKSRVFNEKSGSFYPAIQTILSRISAINRVHYKKILLFGLVGTTIVALGIKNVDVNGKVFDDLGDDTQLMQDSRFFSEQLAPQFPMEFIINTGEPDGAGTIDLLQRVDQFEEFLLGFDEIHRVIGLNQLIKEVHYIFRENNEVTDARTLPDSDATIAQYLLLLEINDAPELNRLTDFDYSKLRVTAFTEDAGSKRINEIRDEIDGYIYDHFTEDVTVTGTTILSADLTDKIVYSLVWSILIALVAISLIMTLLFRNVKMVLISLVPNVIPLLVIASVMGFLNVDIKPSTAVIFTIALGIAVDDSIHYLARFRIEMQRRGVMNAALSATTIKTGRAIVVTSFILIAGFGTLITSAFASTAMMGILVCSTIFAALIADLFILPSLFYWLRPDIKIGKKPELL; encoded by the coding sequence ATGATATTACTCATATTCCTTGCTATCTATCCTGCAAGCCAGATTACCACCGATTTTAACCTGGAAGGTTTTTATCGGGAAGATGATCCTGTAATCGAGGATTATCAGCTTCTGGAGGATGAATTCGGAAGAGATGACAATACGATTCTGATCGGCTTTCGTGCAGATGATATCATCAAACCGGAAATTCTAAGAGATATTCGTGACCTGACCCACCGATTTGAAGAGATCCCGTATATTGAATCGGTGAGAAGTATTACCAATGCCGAGCAAATCCGGAATGTTCAGGATCAGCTCGATTTTTCACCGTATATCCCTGAAATACCAGAATCTGATGATGAACTTTCCAGTCTGAAATCATCGCTGACAGAGGATCCTTTTCTCAGCGGGCTGTTAATCAATCAAAACGCAACAGCGACCTCGTTTCTGCTCACAATTCGTGAAGCCGACAACACCTACCCAAACAGAAATGTAATCATCAATCAGATCAATGAGATTACAGGTGAATATTCCGGGGATTATACATTTCGAAAATCGGGGATTCCATTTTTCAGAAATCAATATGTAAATTTGCTGAACGGTGAGATTTTCATTTATATAGGTCTTTCGTCGGTTTTGATCATACTATTACTTTGGTATCTCTACAGAAGTATTTGGGGTGTACTTTTCCCGATGATTATAGTTTGGACAACACTGCTGTTTACCGTTGCCATTATTCATCTGACGGGCGGTTATCTCGAAATCATGAGCAGCACCATCGCCCCGATTCTTCTCTGCGTTGGCGTTGCCGATGCTGTTCATATGATATCAAAATATGACGACGCCAGGGAATCAGGAATTAAAAAGAGGGCTTCGATTATAGAAATGCTGAAGACGCTTGGCAGTGCTACGTTTCTCACCAGTGTCACCACCGCAATTGGCTTCGCATCCCTTCTGAGCAGTTCTGTAGTACCGATGGCACGTTTTGGAGCCTACACGGCAGCGGGAGTTCTTCTGGCTTATGTGATCACCATCTTCTTTCTTCCCGTAGCGTTGTCAAAATCGCGAAAATCCCGTGTGTTCAATGAGAAATCCGGTTCGTTTTATCCCGCCATTCAAACGATTTTATCCCGGATTAGCGCGATTAACCGGGTGCATTATAAAAAAATACTGCTATTCGGTTTGGTCGGTACTACAATTGTGGCTTTAGGAATAAAAAATGTGGATGTTAACGGAAAAGTATTTGATGATCTCGGCGACGATACCCAGCTGATGCAGGATAGCCGCTTTTTCTCGGAGCAGCTCGCACCGCAGTTCCCGATGGAGTTTATCATCAATACCGGTGAACCGGACGGAGCCGGAACAATTGACCTTTTGCAGCGAGTGGATCAATTCGAGGAATTTTTACTCGGATTTGATGAAATCCATCGCGTAATAGGACTCAACCAGCTGATCAAAGAAGTCCATTATATTTTTCGGGAAAATAACGAAGTGACTGATGCACGCACTCTGCCAGATTCTGATGCGACCATCGCGCAATATTTGCTTCTTTTGGAGATCAATGATGCGCCTGAGTTAAACAGGTTGACCGATTTTGATTACAGTAAGTTACGAGTCACCGCATTTACAGAAGACGCTGGTTCAAAGCGAATAAATGAGATCAGAGATGAAATCGACGGTTATATTTATGATCATTTTACGGAAGATGTAACTGTTACGGGTACCACTATTCTGAGTGCTGACTTGACTGACAAAATTGTGTATTCGCTCGTATGGAGCATCCTGATTGCTTTGGTGGCCATATCTCTGATCATGACATTGTTATTTAGAAACGTAAAAATGGTTTTAATTTCGCTGGTGCCAAACGTCATACCTCTTTTAGTAATAGCAAGCGTGATGGGGTTTTTGAATGTAGATATCAAACCGTCAACGGCTGTTATTTTCACGATCGCACTGGGAATTGCGGTGGATGACAGTATTCACTACCTGGCCCGGTTTCGAATTGAAATGCAGCGGCGCGGTGTGATGAACGCCGCACTTTCGGCCACTACTATAAAAACCGGTCGGGCAATAGTGGTTACAAGCTTTATTTTGATTGCGGGATTCGGAACGTTAATCACTAGCGCGTTTGCATCTACAGCGATGATGGGAATCCTGGTGTGCAGCACAATTTTCGCAGCCCTGATTGCGGATTTGTTTATTTTGCCTTCGCTTTTCTACTGGCTGCGGCCTGATATTAAGATCGGGAAAAAGCCTGAACTGCTTTGA